A portion of the Streptomyces platensis genome contains these proteins:
- a CDS encoding erythromycin esterase family protein yields the protein MTQDIHDFVPASVDLLALGEPTHQEPACGRVRNELFAQLAGRGFRSIALETDRIAALTVNDFVQGGAGELDTVMREGFSHGFGELTPNRQLILWMREYNRNRPPAERLTFHGFDAPLETTSAPSPRHYLTHARDYLGLDLDLDGLIGDDTRWSRTEAVMDPAMSPGTTAEAGQLRTLANDMLTTLSLRAPELIAATSHTAWSLARTHLTAGLGVLRYHQQSAQPLDQSARISRLSATRDALMAQNLLDIRGAEAQRGATLVFAHNTHLQRNPSHWSSGTLDLNWSGAGALISPLLAERYTFIAGSLGRSEALGLHEPAPDTYEASLQHHTTTWSLTAPTAIPPAHTRTDTIPTQGYFPLTQATLDAADAILHIDAGPTAQS from the coding sequence ATGACCCAGGACATTCATGACTTCGTGCCCGCGTCAGTTGACCTGCTGGCGCTGGGTGAACCGACCCACCAGGAACCGGCCTGCGGGCGGGTCCGCAACGAACTGTTCGCTCAACTGGCGGGCCGCGGCTTCCGGTCGATCGCCCTGGAGACCGATCGCATCGCCGCGCTCACCGTGAACGACTTCGTCCAGGGCGGAGCCGGAGAGCTCGACACCGTGATGCGCGAAGGCTTCTCCCACGGCTTCGGCGAACTGACGCCCAACCGGCAACTGATCCTCTGGATGCGCGAGTACAACCGGAACCGCCCGCCGGCGGAACGACTGACGTTCCACGGCTTCGACGCCCCACTGGAGACCACCAGCGCCCCCAGTCCACGGCACTACCTCACGCACGCCCGCGACTACCTGGGCCTGGACCTCGACCTCGACGGCCTCATCGGCGACGACACCCGATGGAGCCGCACGGAGGCGGTCATGGACCCGGCCATGTCGCCCGGCACGACAGCCGAGGCCGGGCAACTCCGCACCCTCGCCAACGACATGCTCACCACGCTCTCCCTGCGCGCCCCGGAACTGATCGCGGCCACCTCACACACCGCGTGGTCCCTCGCCAGGACCCACCTCACCGCCGGCCTCGGCGTGCTGCGCTACCACCAGCAGTCCGCCCAACCCCTCGACCAGAGCGCACGCATCTCCCGCCTGTCCGCCACCCGCGATGCGCTGATGGCCCAGAACCTCCTCGACATCCGGGGCGCCGAGGCCCAACGGGGCGCGACCCTGGTCTTCGCCCACAACACCCACCTCCAGCGCAACCCGAGCCACTGGTCCTCGGGCACCCTGGACCTCAACTGGTCCGGCGCCGGCGCCCTCATCAGCCCGCTGCTGGCCGAGCGCTACACCTTCATCGCCGGCAGCCTGGGCCGCAGCGAGGCCCTCGGTCTCCACGAGCCCGCCCCGGACACCTACGAGGCCTCCCTCCAGCACCACACCACCACCTGGAGCCTGACCGCCCCCACCGCGATCCCCCCAGCCCACACCCGCACCGACACCATCCCCACCCAGGGCTACTTCCCCCTGACCCAGGCAACCCTGGACGCAGCCGACGCCATCCTCCACATCGACGCCGGCCCGACCGCACAGAGCTGA
- a CDS encoding TioE family transcriptional regulator, producing the protein MRPADLAREHGISTQAVRNYERDGCLPPAERTRSGYRIYTEVHAAALRAYLALIPGYGHAAAGQIMNAVHADGIGDALALIDRGHGQLARDRDTLDAVRSAVGHLVGESDAAPAAAADRAPRTVGALARRLGVTPATLRNWEDAGIVTPARDPGTGYRLFRAGDIRDAELAHLLRRGGYPLDHIATVVQQVRTAGGTDTLAGALDDWRQKLTARGLAMLDAAAHLSRYLGLREAAGR; encoded by the coding sequence ATGCGGCCAGCTGATCTCGCGCGTGAGCACGGCATCTCGACACAGGCGGTCCGCAATTACGAGCGGGACGGGTGTCTGCCGCCCGCTGAGCGCACCCGCAGCGGATACCGGATCTACACCGAGGTGCATGCGGCGGCGCTCCGCGCCTACCTCGCGCTCATCCCGGGGTACGGCCACGCGGCGGCCGGCCAGATCATGAACGCGGTGCACGCGGACGGAATCGGCGACGCCCTGGCGCTCATCGACCGTGGGCACGGCCAGTTGGCCCGTGACCGGGACACCCTCGATGCGGTGCGGAGCGCGGTGGGGCACCTGGTGGGGGAGTCCGATGCCGCGCCGGCCGCCGCGGCGGACCGTGCGCCCCGTACGGTCGGCGCACTCGCCCGCCGGCTCGGCGTCACCCCGGCAACCCTGCGGAACTGGGAGGACGCCGGCATCGTCACCCCCGCACGGGACCCCGGCACCGGATACCGCCTCTTCCGCGCCGGTGACATCCGGGACGCCGAGCTCGCGCACCTCCTCAGGCGCGGGGGCTATCCGCTGGACCACATCGCGACCGTGGTGCAGCAGGTCCGCACCGCCGGCGGCACCGACACCCTGGCCGGTGCCCTGGACGACTGGCGGCAGAAGCTCACCGCGCGGGGCCTGGCCATGCTCGACGCCGCCGCGCACCTGAGCCGGTATCTGGGCCTGCGGGAGGCTGCCGGGCGGTGA
- a CDS encoding lasso peptide biosynthesis B2 protein codes for MSLPVALSERRKLPLHRRPVPLLAVGIARLLAKAKPARLRTVLEFARRGAPPATPDQALAARDAVVSVSLRCAGQGCLQRSIATALLCRAHGSWPTWCTGIRTHPFAAHAWVEAHNQPIGEPHPKGHYKPLIAIPAVEAGDGG; via the coding sequence GTGAGCCTGCCCGTCGCCCTCTCCGAACGGCGCAAGCTCCCGCTGCACCGCCGCCCCGTCCCCCTGCTCGCCGTCGGCATCGCCCGCCTGCTGGCCAAGGCCAAACCCGCCCGGCTGCGCACCGTCCTGGAATTCGCCCGCCGCGGCGCACCCCCGGCCACCCCCGACCAGGCCCTCGCCGCCCGCGACGCCGTCGTCTCCGTCAGCCTGCGCTGCGCCGGCCAGGGCTGCCTGCAACGCTCCATCGCCACCGCCCTCCTCTGCCGCGCCCACGGCTCCTGGCCCACCTGGTGCACCGGCATCCGCACCCACCCCTTCGCCGCCCACGCCTGGGTGGAAGCCCACAACCAGCCCATCGGCGAACCTCACCCCAAGGGCCACTACAAACCACTGATCGCCATCCCGGCGGTGGAGGCGGGGGACGGCGGCTGA
- a CDS encoding lasso peptide biosynthesis PqqD family chaperone, whose protein sequence is MVATDTDDGTVLLNERTGRYWQLNATGGHVLRQLLDGHEATRIAAEVADRHRIDHRRAELDVAAVIEQLRTAQLVIA, encoded by the coding sequence GTGGTGGCCACCGACACCGACGACGGCACCGTGCTGCTCAACGAACGCACCGGCCGCTACTGGCAGCTCAACGCCACCGGCGGCCACGTCCTGCGCCAACTGCTCGACGGCCACGAGGCCACCCGGATCGCCGCCGAGGTCGCGGACCGGCACCGGATCGACCACCGGCGGGCCGAGCTCGACGTGGCCGCGGTGATCGAGCAACTGCGCACCGCGCAGCTGGTGATCGCGTGA
- a CDS encoding lasso RiPP family leader peptide-containing protein gives MEEQNELSTVEPYAAPMLVEVGEFNEDTLGFIGWGKDIFGHYGG, from the coding sequence ATGGAAGAGCAGAACGAGCTGTCCACCGTGGAGCCCTACGCCGCCCCGATGCTGGTCGAGGTCGGCGAGTTCAACGAGGACACCCTGGGCTTCATCGGCTGGGGCAAGGACATCTTCGGCCACTACGGCGGCTGA
- a CDS encoding NAD(P)/FAD-dependent oxidoreductase — translation MYDVIVVGARCAGASTAMLFARAGYRVLMVDRAEFPRDTLSTLYIHQPGVALLRRWGVLDKVIATGCPPLDRAVYRIADIRIEGCSIPVDGHRAAYAPRRYLLDGILADAAVAAGVEFRQGCTVTDVLSDDEGQATGVRCRTSDGATTEEHARLVVGADGMRSRFATMVDSRITTEDPPATCAYYTYWEGVTDRFELYEAPGRWVGTVPTNDNTTLIAAYFPQSEFERVRKDAMGAYLEAVRSTAPELYAKIASQTPLERLHGTGDQRNYFREAAGLGWALVGDAGHHKDSITARGITDAFRQAQLLVDCVGTGLRDPEKLLDGLEEYAYQRDEILIDAYHSTLSVAALEVAEHRLSMLRTVAGDQELMDRYFATLAGVIGVEEFFTPELHARQELTRP, via the coding sequence GTGTACGACGTCATCGTGGTCGGGGCGCGCTGCGCCGGTGCCTCTACGGCCATGCTCTTCGCACGTGCCGGATATCGCGTGCTGATGGTGGACCGCGCCGAGTTCCCCCGGGACACGCTCAGCACGCTCTACATCCACCAGCCCGGTGTGGCGCTGCTGCGGCGCTGGGGTGTGCTCGACAAGGTGATCGCCACCGGCTGCCCGCCACTGGACCGGGCCGTCTACCGGATCGCGGACATCCGCATCGAGGGGTGCTCGATCCCGGTCGACGGCCACCGCGCGGCGTACGCCCCGCGCCGTTATCTGCTGGACGGGATCCTCGCGGACGCCGCGGTCGCCGCGGGCGTGGAGTTCCGCCAGGGCTGCACCGTCACCGACGTGCTGTCCGACGACGAGGGCCAGGCCACCGGGGTGCGCTGCCGTACCTCCGACGGCGCGACCACCGAGGAGCACGCCCGCCTGGTGGTCGGCGCCGACGGGATGCGCTCCCGTTTCGCCACCATGGTCGACTCCCGCATCACCACCGAGGACCCGCCCGCGACCTGCGCCTACTACACGTACTGGGAAGGCGTCACGGACCGCTTCGAGCTCTACGAGGCACCGGGCCGCTGGGTCGGCACCGTGCCCACCAACGACAACACCACGCTGATCGCGGCGTACTTCCCGCAGTCCGAGTTCGAGCGGGTCCGCAAGGACGCGATGGGCGCCTACCTGGAGGCGGTCCGCAGCACGGCCCCCGAGCTGTACGCGAAGATCGCGTCACAGACCCCGCTGGAACGGCTGCACGGCACCGGCGACCAGCGCAACTACTTCCGCGAGGCGGCCGGACTCGGCTGGGCCCTGGTCGGGGACGCCGGCCACCACAAGGACTCCATCACCGCCCGCGGTATCACCGACGCCTTCCGCCAGGCCCAGCTGCTGGTGGACTGCGTCGGCACCGGTCTCCGCGACCCCGAGAAGCTGCTCGACGGGCTGGAGGAGTACGCCTACCAGCGCGACGAGATCCTCATCGACGCCTACCACTCGACACTGTCGGTGGCGGCCCTCGAAGTGGCCGAGCACCGGCTGTCCATGCTGCGCACCGTCGCCGGGGACCAGGAGCTCATGGACCGCTACTTCGCCACGCTGGCCGGCGTGATCGGGGTGGAGGAGTTCTTCACCCCCGAACTGCACGCCCGCCAGGAACTCACGCGCCCATAG
- a CDS encoding thioesterase II family protein, with the protein MTVSRAARGAHRALDQEWFRRPRPVPDPRMRLVCFPHAGGAASFFRDWPQWLPADIEVVAVCYPGREDRIAVPPAESMDELADRIAGELVPALDRPLAFFGHSMGASVAHEVALRIERRHGRVLSRLLVSSRSAPSRLRPSGISRESDEVLVADVMALGGTFSAALDHPDLRELLLPAIRADYRLIDDYRPPAPLPRLGVPVTALLGDRDPHVQEADMRAWAEVTEGDFGLRVRSGDHFYLLEQAPSLVAEVGRLLTSR; encoded by the coding sequence ATGACTGTTTCCCGCGCCGCGAGGGGCGCGCACCGCGCCCTCGACCAGGAGTGGTTCCGCCGTCCCCGGCCCGTTCCGGACCCCCGGATGCGGCTGGTCTGCTTTCCGCACGCCGGCGGCGCGGCCAGCTTCTTCCGGGACTGGCCGCAGTGGCTGCCGGCGGATATCGAGGTCGTCGCGGTCTGTTATCCCGGCCGGGAGGACCGGATCGCGGTGCCGCCCGCCGAGTCGATGGACGAGCTCGCCGACCGGATTGCCGGGGAGCTGGTGCCCGCCCTGGACCGGCCGCTGGCCTTCTTCGGGCACAGCATGGGGGCATCGGTCGCGCACGAGGTGGCGCTGCGGATCGAGCGGCGGCACGGACGCGTGCTGAGCCGGCTGCTGGTCTCCAGCCGCAGCGCACCGTCCCGGCTGCGGCCCTCCGGGATCTCCCGGGAGAGCGACGAGGTGCTGGTGGCCGATGTCATGGCGCTCGGCGGGACGTTCTCCGCCGCCCTGGACCACCCCGATCTGCGGGAGCTGCTGCTGCCCGCCATCCGCGCCGACTACCGGCTGATCGACGACTACCGGCCGCCGGCCCCGCTGCCCCGGCTCGGGGTGCCGGTGACCGCCCTGCTCGGCGACCGGGACCCGCATGTCCAGGAGGCGGACATGCGGGCCTGGGCGGAGGTGACCGAGGGGGACTTCGGGCTGCGGGTCCGCTCCGGGGACCACTTCTATCTGCTGGAGCAGGCGCCCTCTCTGGTGGCCGAGGTGGGCAGGCTGCTCACCAGCCGCTGA
- a CDS encoding aspartate/glutamate racemase family protein codes for MTTPVLPAAAVLGVLGGMGPLASAEFLRTLYAGEWHGPEQSRPRVLLDSDPAFPDRTEAIRQGRAREMTERLEDRLAQLLERGADQVVVVCFTAHHFLPLVDPVLRGRVVSLVETTAAELAGAAGRFLMLSTEGSRRARIFESQPGWDAVAHRVVRPDEDAQARVHRLIYRMKRYGPLPQEALPEVEHLMRRHDCTGVVLGCTEFHLVSRDLTERYGPDRTVDALRTLAVRFSAGLPAPQRLVSSLPTSATREGACSSR; via the coding sequence ATGACCACCCCGGTGCTCCCCGCAGCGGCGGTCCTCGGCGTCCTGGGCGGCATGGGCCCGCTGGCCTCGGCCGAGTTCCTCCGGACGCTGTACGCGGGCGAGTGGCACGGTCCTGAGCAGTCCCGTCCGCGGGTGCTGCTGGACTCCGACCCGGCCTTCCCCGACCGCACCGAGGCCATCCGGCAGGGCAGGGCCCGGGAGATGACCGAGCGGCTGGAGGACCGGCTGGCGCAGCTGCTGGAGCGGGGCGCCGATCAGGTGGTCGTGGTGTGCTTCACGGCGCACCACTTCCTGCCGCTGGTCGATCCGGTGCTGCGCGGCCGGGTGGTGTCCCTGGTGGAGACCACGGCGGCGGAACTGGCCGGTGCCGCCGGCCGGTTCCTGATGCTGTCCACCGAGGGCAGCCGCCGGGCGCGGATCTTCGAGTCGCAGCCCGGCTGGGACGCCGTGGCCCACCGGGTGGTGCGCCCCGACGAGGACGCCCAGGCCCGGGTCCACCGGCTGATCTACCGGATGAAGCGCTACGGTCCGCTGCCGCAGGAGGCGCTGCCGGAAGTGGAGCACCTCATGCGGCGCCACGACTGCACCGGCGTCGTGCTGGGCTGCACCGAATTCCACCTGGTGTCACGGGATCTGACGGAACGGTACGGCCCCGACCGGACGGTGGACGCCCTGCGCACCCTCGCGGTCCGCTTCTCGGCGGGCCTGCCGGCCCCTCAGCGGCTGGTGAGCAGCCTGCCCACCTCGGCCACCAGAGAGGGCGCCTGCTCCAGCAGATAG